Within the Thermosynechococcaceae cyanobacterium Okahandja genome, the region ATCGATCCGGTGAAAATTGAGCGGGATCTGATGCGTCTGGTGCCCCAACCGGACTGGGAGAACTGGTCTATTCGCCTGATTTACCATGGCCGCGCGGTGTGCCACGCCCGTCAACCCCAGTGCGACGGCTGTGAGCTAGTGGATTTGTGTGCCACCGGCAAAGACTTGCTGCGGGGGCAGCGAGACCCCCGCCGTGAACGTACTAGCTAATGGTGACTTCCCGTGGCTCTTCAGGGTCAGCAGCATTTGCTTTTTGCTCTACCATTTCTGCGCGCACTTCCGCCACCAGATCTTGAAAAGACTCACTGGCTTCTGCCACAGCAGTTTGGGCTTTCTCATAGGTCTCAAATGCCCACATCAGGCCGGACTTGGCAGCATTACGAGCCTGTTCGGTGAGGTTATGGCCGGTCATTGAATCCACAGCGCCGACCACAGGGGCAACGGCTACAGCGCCCACCCCCAACGCAAGGACGGTCAGTGGCTCCAAACCAAGCAAAAGGGCTTCAAACTCCATGCTGCGGCATCCTCCAAAAGCAGTGTAAAGGGAAGAACATCGCACCCATCATAGCAAACCTGCACGCGGTGCAATGGTTCCTATGGGTTAATCGTGGGACTGTCCCAGTTATGCAATGCTGCGAGACTGTTTGAGCGAGTCGCTGGCAGGAGGTGCCCCCATCAGGTTATGCTGACGGCTCGAGATAGCTGCCCATGAGATACAACAAGGCCATCCGCACCGCTACGCCGC harbors:
- a CDS encoding DUF5132 domain-containing protein, which gives rise to MEFEALLLGLEPLTVLALGVGAVAVAPVVGAVDSMTGHNLTEQARNAAKSGLMWAFETYEKAQTAVAEASESFQDLVAEVRAEMVEQKANAADPEEPREVTIS